In Patagioenas fasciata isolate bPatFas1 chromosome 11, bPatFas1.hap1, whole genome shotgun sequence, the genomic stretch gagggctgtgctgtgctgtgcctgaGTGTAGGGTTTTGCAGTCCAACAGTGATCAGAAGCATGAGACTGCGTGTGGTGCAGAAGCCTTGAATTCCTTCCTGGGTCTGTTATAGAGGTGTTTACACATCTGCCCTCTGGCCCTGGGCATTGGGGAGCAACTGCTGTGTGTTTCCTTAACCTGAGCACATTGACATGGCTGAGCTGCGAGTCTGTGCTCTCTTTGGCATGTCCTTCCTAAGGCCGGGCTGTGcaggcaggcaggggtgcccagcggAGAGCTGGCTGTGCTGTAGCGGCCTGTGGTGTGCGTCTGGGGACTCTCCACACCCACATGATGGCTACTGCTCTGTGCCGACTCCTGAGTCCCAAAGTAGCTGTGAAGGAGTTAGGAGTGAAAGGCAGGAGGGAAATGCCCTGGAGGAGGATACAGATCTGTCTCAGGTTCTGAAGAAAGGCAGCGTCTGCCTCTGCTGTGTGACCACAGGCTTCAGGGCAAAGGGTGGAACCTGccaggacagcagggtgaccatgagccagcactgggcccttgtggccaggaaggccaatggtacctgggctgggttagaagggggtggtcaataggtcagagaggttctcctgcccctctactctgccctggtgagaccacacctggaatattgtgtccagtcgtggcccctcagctccagaaggacagggaactgctggagagagtccagcgcagccaccaagatgctgaagggagtggagcatctcccgtgtgaggaaaggctgagggagctggggctctggagctggagaagaggagactgaggggggactcattaatggggatcaatatggaaaggggcagtgtcaggaggatggagccaggctcttctctgtgacagccaatgataggacaaggggcagtgggtgcaaactggaacacaggaggttccacttaaatatgagaagaaacttgttcctggtgagggtggcagagcctggcccaggctgcccagggaggttgtggagtctcctgtgcagacattcaaacccgcctggacaccttcctgtggaacctcagctgggtgttcctgctccatggggggattgcactggatgagctttccagggcccttctgatccctgacattctgggatgtgTGATTCTGTGCCTGGGTGTAGGCTCTCCTGGGAAAATGCAGCTGGTGTTGGTGGGGAGGCCGAAGCCCAGGGTGGGCAGCTGTTCCTGATGTGCAGGCGTTTCTGCTAGGGCTGTTGCATAGCCACGTGGCAGCCGGATGAGAGGCACTGCTGGGCCAGTGACCTGGGCAAGTTGCTGCCTGGGCTCTTGTTTTGAGCCCTGGAGTGTCGCATGTTCTGCATGGGACTGAGGGCTGCTGTGGCTGGTGGCTCTCTGGGGGACAAGAGTGCTGCTCGCTGCCTCCACTGAgcactgttgggttttgtttgcagtACAAGCTGTGCAAGGTGAGGAAGATCTTTGTGGGCACCAAAGGAATCCCTCACCTGGTCACCCACGATGCCCGCACCATCCGCTATCCAGACCCCCTCATCAAGGTGAATGATACGGTGCAGATTGACCTGGAGACAGGCAAGATCACAGATTTCATCAAGTTTGACACAGGTAGGTCTTGCATCTGGTGCAAAACACTGAAATCTTCCCCACCATAGAGGGCAGTGGGGAAGTTAAATACAAATGTTAGATACCTTTACTCTAAAATAGAGAGGCAGTGGTGGCAGCCTTGAGAAAGCGCTTGTTTCCCTGGGTCATCTCTGTCTGGTGCTGGAGCAAGGATTCCTCCCCTGTGCTGGCAGTGGGAGACATTTGGTGCAGGGACATAAAGTGATTCAAGAGCGGGCTGGCACCAGGTAGAAGCAGCGAGCTAGTGGAGAGTTTGCTCGAGCCTGACTCTTGTGCATCTGTGAGCCGAAAGCCCTGGGCAGCTGTAGAGAGATTCCTGGCTCTCGCCTGTGGGGAACGTTTCGGTTGCAGAGCTATGAGCAGTGCCAGGACAAGTGGAACACGTCCTGGGTGCTGCACAACCGAGGTGGTGGGAAATGTTTGGGATGGGCCTTGGGGCCAGAGAGCTCTTTGGCTTCCTGAGGTGTGCCAGGGTTCCTGTGGGACATAGGTGTCACCATGTCCTCTGGTGGCTGCTCTGTCCCTGCCCTTCTCCAGCGCTGCTCCTCAAAGAGCCCAAGTGGAAGGGCTTCCCATGGCACGTGCTGCCAGCTCTTGTCACACTGATCTTCCTTCACTCCAGGTAACCTGTGCATGGTGACTGGTGGTGCCAACTTGGGCCGTATTGGGGTGATCACCAACCGGGAGAGACACCCTGGCTCATTTGATGTGGTTCATGTGAAGGACGCCAATGGCAATAGCTTCGCCACCAGGCTCTCCAATATCTTTGTTATTGGCAAGGTAAGCCTGCACGCACACAGGGCGGGTGGCTTTTCTCCTCTTGTTGGGGGCTGCTGGCTGAAGGCAGCTACCTTCCTGCACCATGAAGCTCCTCCAGTGCTGGCATCAGTTCTGGCTCCGCTCCCTGTGGTTCTCCTTGCTCCAGGCTAACTGCTCTGGGAAGGGGAAGCATCTGTAAATTTAGGAACGGGTATGATTTCAAGAAATAGCcccgttttgttttgttttttttaaaccgaGAGTTGGGAGCTGAGCAGTGCTCAGTGCTCAGGTCTAGATGTGACCTCAGCTGCTCTGAGTGTCCCTGCTGTCTGGCCATCCCCGATGGGCAGTTTGGTCCACGTTATAAAGGGGTGGTTGTGTGCTTTTGGCTGGAATGTGTTCTGCATGGACGTGACCAAAAGAGGCAGGTGTAGGCCTTTAGACTTTTGTCACCTTCTTAAGGGGCTTCTACTGGGTCAGTGCCACAACCACATGGACATGGCCCAGGGTGAgagggtgagctctgctctgttctggttTTCTGATGTGGGGtgacttctcctttgctgcagGGCAACAAGCCATGGATCTCCCTGCCCCGTGGAAAGGGCATCCGCCTGACCATTGCTGAAGAGAGAGACAAGAGACTGgcagccaagcagagcagcgggTGAAGCCCAGCTCAGGCCAGCGCTGGTCTTTGCAGTATCTGATTAAAAGGTTTACCAAATGGCTGTGTGACTGGCTGGGGAGCATCCCCGGGTTGGGGGGAGCCGGGCTGTGCCAGTGCCAGTGCCaggccatgctctgctctccagAAGGAGCTGCTGATCTGGAGATGCTGCTGGTGATCTGAGCAACTGCCAGAGCCATCTTCCAGAAAGGCAAGGGGAGCGGTGGCAGAACCTCCAGGCTGCTCTGTTCCCCGGAACGTGTTGGCACAAACACTCCCGGACATCCTTCTTGGAGAGGGATATGCTGGAGGAGCCAAGATGGGGAAGAACCAGCTGGGCTCTCCCTAAGGCTGATGGTGCCAGCCGGGCTTGAGGCCCTCAGGGATTGTCCCTGGCCAGGGGACTGAGCTCTGTCACCAGCACCAGGGGTGGGTGGTGCATTGGCTGCTGGGTTGTAGAGCAGCAGGGGCTGTGGGAATGGCCCTGGAAGCCAAGGTGGGCAGGGGTGGGCAGTGCCTGGGCAGCAAGGCCAGTCCTGCCCCCTGGGCTGTGCTAGCAGGTGTGCACGCAGCATGACATGGCAGGGGCTCCTCTGCACTGCTgggcccagcagagctgctgtctgcCAGGCAGATCAGGAGTGAAGCCAGTGGGGGCCACAGCTGGTCAGGAACTGGAGTGCTGGAGGCACAGGCTGGAGAGCCCAGGGGCTCTTCTGCTGCCTTGAGGTGCCCACATGGCGGTGAGGATAGGGAGATTGTagcagttccctgggcagcctgttccactgctttgtCACTCTGTGAAGAACTTCtttctaatattcaatctaaacctcccctgctgcaacttcaggccatttcttGTCCTATcatcatcacttgctacttgggagatgaGTCCAACACCTTCTGTGATccaacctcctgtcaggtagctgtagacagtgagaaggtctcccctcagctcctgttctccaggctgaacagtcccagctccctcaactgctcctcatcacacttgagctccagacccttcaccagctttgtcaccgcCTCTgcgctctctccagcacctcagtgtccttatgatgaggggcccaaaactgaacacaggattcaaagtttggcctcaccagtgcccagcacagtggcacaatcacttctctagtcctgctggccacactggtgctgatacaagccaggatgcggTTGGCCTTTTTGCCGACCTGGGCACAgtacatgctggctcatgttcagccagctgtgaatcaacacccccagatccctttccagatcattgatagagattaaacagaactggccacaatactgagccctggggacaccactcgtgatcGGCCACCAGCAGGacttggctccattcaccacaactctttgggcccagccctccagctgtTTCTTCATCCATCGCAGATacgccatccaggccatgagctgcagcttctccaggagatgctgtgtcaaAGGCTGGCGAGCTAACTAGGCCAGACCCTCACTGCAAGTATCCGTGTGAGAAGCAATTTCAATTAGTGTTTAAGGAGAATATTTTCCTTGTGGTGGTAGATCAAGCACTGCTAGAGGGGCCCAGGGTGGTTATGGGATCACCATTCTCATGGGACACAGTCCTGAGTCTGATCAAACAGTTTTGTTAAACTTCATAGGAAATGGGCAGCACAGATCCCTCGTCCCTGTTCTGATTTGAGATGCCTGTGTATACACAGCCCAGCCGCTCTACTTCTGCTGCCGCAGATCTTGGTGCAGCCCATTGTCCAGGGTTCAgggttgggcattggaacaggctgcccagggcagtggtggagtcaccagccctggagggctttaAAAGTCATGTAGCTGTGatgcttaaggacatggtttaatgtTGGCTTTATGGTTGGAGACTCGGTCATtggaaaggtcttttccaaccaaaatgattctaaatgattctatgacaaggtgacccgctcagtggatgagggaaaagctgtggatgttgtgtacctggacttcagtaaagcctttgacactgtatcccacagatttctcctggagaaactggcagctcaggGCTTGGACAGGCAAACTCTTCactggatgaagaactggctggatggctgggcctaaagagctgtggtgaatggagtcagaTCCAGCTGgcagccggtcacgagtggtgtcttCGCAGTCCAAGCTCAGTCGCAATTCTCTACCAGATTCTCCCTCCCTGCAGCTGCAACCCTGGGCCCCTTCTCCCATTTACACTTGCACCTTATCCTGAAACAGAGCAAGGCTGGAGCCTGGTGTCCTCTCCTGTGTCATGTCCAGGCCCTGCAGGGATGTGCGCCAGCCCTCCTGGCCTGGTGGCTGAAGGTCTGCAGCACTCACCTTCCTGCCACTGATTCATCAGCTTCTCAGCCTGAGGAACTGCTGCAGCATGAGCAGAAACACTATTGCAGACCACAGGCTGAGCTCTCTGGTACACTGGGGCACTCCTGTGCCAGGGGAAGTCGGAGCAGcctgcagctcctcagctgcACACACCTCCCCTTGCATGCCAGAGGCACGAACCTCTCCCCAGGTGCACAGTGAAACGCTGCCTCTCCCTCCAAGTCCTGTTCCCGCAGCCCTTCCACCTGGCACGCACAGTGGGGAGCACAGCACTTAAAATTCCCCCGTagcagctgcagagctgacaACGTGCTCCCACCACCATCACACCCCTGAGTCCAGCATCTCCCCAGCCGCCTCAGCCTGTGCTTTCCAAACCTCCATCAGTGCGCGTCCTCCATCGCTCTCATGATTTAGTCCCTTCTCTCCTGCCTTAGCAACTCTAGGCCTCTCTCCATAATCTTCCCAACCGTTCTATACCCCACCTTATACAAGTCACCAGGCCTGAGCACGCATCTGGCTTTGAATGCAAGCTCACAGGGGAGCCGCTGCATCAGGTACTATTTCATCCCACCACGAGGCACTTTTCCAAGAGCATGGCCCTCACGCAGCCAGGCAGCAGGActgcaagagaagcagcagctctgcaggtttcACCATGGTTGGTATGAGGGCAAAACTAAGAGCAGCACACTCCCCTTTCAAAACCAGCAACGCAGAGGTGGAGGAAGAAGGCATTTGACTTAGAACAACCTGACTTTATTGGTGCAAACATTAGAATTCTAGGTTGACTGAAAATATTCACAAGGACTCGGAGGAAGCTGTGTGAGATGAAGGGGTGTGCACAGCCCCCTGCCCTGCTCACTCCTACGCAGTGTTCCCATTCCGCAGTTTAGTCTTCGTGGATGTTGAAGAGCTTTGCTACTTCATTGAGATCATCGTGCTCCTCCCCATCTTTGATGATCTGAAGGAAGGAAGAACGAGTTAAAACCCGCACGTACTACGAAGAGGCAGCGCTGCGAGGCTGTACACAAGTCACCAGCCAGCAGGATTAATTGCTCACATCCTCTCTGAAGCTCACCAACATGACAACAGTACTTACTGCAGCCACAGCTATACGGGACTCTGAAACGTAGCACTATCTGCCTCCAGGAATGGCCGGAGTTAAAACCAACCTCGCTGTCCCTGTTTCTGATGTCTGGGTTTCcctttccagctggggagaacaAGTATCTTCACCAAGCGCTTCACCTCAACACTGAGGAGAAGAGCCAGTCCCTTTGCACTGATTTAGAGGGACCTGAACATACCTGGCGCTCTGATTTAGACAAAGAGCTGctaagagaaggaaggaaaggatcTCTCTTTCCTGGGGACGGGAGAAGTAACAGGTCTAAACTGCATCGTGAAAGCTTCAGATTAGATACCAATGGaacctcccaacatgaagtggaGTTCATCTGGGGACAGATCGCCTGGAGATAGCGTGGCATCCCTCTCATAGTGACTGCTGACGTTCTCCAAAGATGTTAAAAATGACCTAAGTATAGCTGATCTGACCTTGGAGGATGCAGACAGACTAAGCACCTACTCAAGGCTGCTTCTAACCCCAACTTTCTGTTGCTGTGTATCTAGGACGAGAGATGTTTAAGACTTTTAGACACCTGCCCATTAGACAAAGTAGCACAAAAAGAGGACACTTCATGCTGATGCTTTGTCGTTTGTGATTCTTGCCTGGACTTATTACAGGCCTGGAATTTCAGCCATGCAAAGGCAAGGCTTGAAGCATAAACGCGATTCAAGTTGTTTCTATAAGAATTTTGAACATGCAGAAAAGCACATGGATATCTCCCATAATTCACCTGAGACAGGGCTACCAATGGGTAttgcacagccctgctccagacAGAGCATCTGCATTACTTTATCCTCATTTTAAACTGGTAGATTGATTTTGCCACAAGAAAACCCCCAATCTAAGCAGCCTCGCTGCTCGGCACTGACCTTCCGAGCAATAGGCATCCTGTTGAAGATGTTCCATAACACAATTCCCACCACAACTTTATCCCTGAGGTAGAAAATGACACCTTTGCCATAATCTTCTCCTTGCTTTGGAACTTGAGGCGTTGGGGAAGAGCTTGAAGAAACGGGAACTTCGGAGGCTTCTGCTTCTGTTTCACTCTCTGATCGAATACCTGTCCCTAAAGCAAAGAGAAGAGGTGTCAAACATCCAgggcagaagagaagcagcagctctttgccgcTGATGTTGAGAGCGGACTAAAGAGCAGGGccctggaagagactgaggcGTTTTTCTTGGAGTTGCATCCGGCAAAAGTTAAGTTTCAGTAAGACGAGAATGAAACCATCCGAACATGAAGCACAGCGCTGGCCATTCCCGACTTCCATCAccaaaagcaaaaggcagaacaGCCTGCTGCTTTAAGGCAGCATCGACAAAATAAAGACGCTTGGAACCACAGCAACTCTTCAGTGCAAAACCTGATCCTTTGATTGCTATGGAGGAAATTCAGCCTCCCTGGGAAAAGAAGTCTGAATTTTGGCAAATGAGTTACATGATGTCTTCTTAGAGAAACATTATGTGTTAATCACATTTTAATACCAAAACCAGCCTTTAAAGCTTGGTGTAGAaaagaagcaaacagattgatgtcTCCTGGAACTCTGCAGTGCAATGAAACTGAGGCCACTACCCAGAGAGCCACAAAACCCTCATGCATGGAGGCAGCTCCTGAGCACAACTCCAGCCCTACCTGATTGCTCCGTTGCACTTTTCGGCGTGTCTTTTGCTGTTGCTTTAGCAAAAACTCCTACTGTTGGCAAGCTGCTGTCAACAAGGCCAATGGCTTCGTACCCTACATTAGGACCCAGGTCGCTCCTACGaaggaagtggggaaaaaaaaccaactgtaGCCTCAGTGAGACAAATACAAGGCAATACCATCCAGCCCCAAATCCTTAATGATGGTGCCATGTGAGAGAGATTGTGGTACGCAGGCTGAGCGGTTTTCGGTATGGAACAAGGCGTGAAGACCCAGCCTGTCTAAGGCCATCTGCTTCACAAAAACAGTTCAATGAACAAAAATCTAGCATACTTTAGGCCTGCGCCCTTGAAGGAAGCTGGGTGGCTTCTAAGAGCCGCAAGTATCTTCACCCTTTAGAAAGCCACACATCTGACATTCAAATATGAGTATtgggacactgttggctcctgcAGTGTGGCCAAGGAAGAAATACCAAAATAAATCAGCATTACCAGAACATGGACTGATGCCAGTAGGGCTTCGCAGCTCCTGTCATGTTTTCTCCAGCGAGTCTCCCGCTCACAACGGCGTGATCGTGGTGCTCCACGCGCCTCCTGCCTAGTTTGATATCATAGAAGCAAGCAGCATCCCCTGCCTGAAGAACAACCGGTGAGGACTGAACACAGACACTGAAAGCTTAAATTAATGCACAAACAAAACAGGCATTGTGGACAGCAATGTGGAACAAAGTGGAACTATGAACTGACTTTTTCTGACAAACGCCAAACAGCAGCACCTTACCCCGCTCCCCACTCTACACAAATCCCAATTTCTCAGCATTTTTCACTGATCTTTGGAAAAATAAGGCAACATCTGGAATCAAAGTCTCAATTCCCACCAAAAGGACTCTCACGCAATAGAgctccacaacttgtcaagagcacagactgtaCTGTCCACAAACAGCACTGAAAGCTGGAACCTGAGCAGGATCACGGGAGACTATAAAGCCCTGGGGTGGCAAGTGAAAAATACTGGTGCCCATGTtatcttttcctccattctaccagCTGGAGGAAAGTGGGCAGGCAGAAACAAATGCATAATGCACAGTAACTCCTGGCTTCGAGGTTGGTGCCATCGTGAGGGGTTTGGCTAATGGAACatttaggaaagacaggccagtgaGGTGAGGTGGAGGAGCTGCTCttgatgtgagagagcaactgaaaTGTATCAAACTGCGCCCAAGGGGGTGAAGAACAGgttgagtccttatgggtaaaagtTATGGGGTGGGCTAACAAGGGTGGCACTGTGGTGAGTGTTCAGAACAGGCCATCTGAGCAGGACGAGGGAGTCGATGAGTCAGACCTTActgatgctgataaatatctcaagggtggaccagactcttttcagtggttcccaacaataggatgagggacagaaggcgcagactgaaacacaggaggttccgtctaaatatgagaagaaactacttcatcttgagggtaacagaacactggcccaggctgcccagggaggttgtggagtctccttctctgcagacattcaaacccgcctggacaccttcctgtgtgacctgctctggtgactccactttagcaggtgggttggactggatgatctccggaggtcccttcagccccagctATTCTGTGATCCTCTATGATTGTGTGATCTTTAGGTCACCCCTATTCCTCTTACACAGCATAAATATGCAAAAACCGGCACAGTTGTTACCGCAGCACGAAGCGTGTTGTGCACGGACAGACCCCACGGCTGCCGACAGCAGCTGCACTACAACTGCTctcatgacttgctgctttttGCCCCATGGAGGTACACCAGCCCCCAGAACTCCGTGTACTCCAACTGCCTCAGCGTCACCAGCAGACAGAAGACTCCTCTGCAGATACTCACCACCCAGATATTGGAGCGTGCCTGCAGCTCCGCGTTCACCCTGAATCCTCCGAAGTCCGAGTCCACCTCCAGCCCAGCTGACTTGGCTAGTTCCACATTAGGCTCCAGCCCTACTGCGGCCACAATGTGATCAGTCTCCACCTGTTTGGGGATTCATAATTAGCATCCTCATTCTCTCAATGCCCCTGTAAGCTTTACCCCCTCCCTGCTTTACTATTTACCTTTCGGCCATCTTTCAGTTCAATCACCAGCCGCTTGCCACGGACACAGACAGACTTGACCACAGCATTCGGCATGACGGTAACGCCCTCTGCAAGCAAACACAGGAAACGTCACTGCCTGCTCGGGGTAGAGAGATTTCAGCTGAAGCAGGCTGCTGTGGGGCAAACTGATGCAGGCAGAGCAGGGGCCACGTTAGGAACCAAGAGAGAGTCCACCTGATCTTTGCTGCATGGGCCAGTGCAGCTTTGAGTGAAGCACGAGGAGAAAGAAGCCCAGCTACCAACAACTTCCCAAGGTTTTCAGGCACTAAGGACATTCATTTACCTATTGCTCCGTCACAGCCAGACCCAGAGGTCCCACAAGGCAGCTTCCGTGAACAGAAGAAAGTAACTCAGACCTGTAGGTTATCAGGCCCTGCAATCTGCAGCCCCAGCTATATCCCTCCTCCCTCTATCCCCACGCCGCTCACCAATGCACCGGAACAGATTCTGCACTTAATAGAGCAAATGGCAAAAAGGCATCTCACCTCTTACCAACTTTATCAGCTAAACACTACAGCAGCTGGCCTTACAACGGTGTGTGTATAACACACGGGGCTGCACAACCCTTCTCTCACAGTGACTCTAGAATGACAGCATTGCGCTGTCACAAGTCCAGCTCAGATGAGAACAGGCAGTTATCGTTAAGACAACTTTGGTTCCAGATTACAGGGCAAGTATGGCAGCACGGATCATCTGTGCGGGAACTGCCAGAGGGATAATCTCACGGGCATCAGCATTCATATTTGCTGGGCTTTCCCAGAGGAACTGCCAGGAAAGCAGAGACTCATGGTAGCTGCACGCTACCCAAGCTGCCTGAGCTGCAgcttgctctgctctgcacccGTGCTGCCTCGCAAGGTCTTCCTGTGACCCCACCGACAAAACAACCGGGAGCTGTTGCACAAGGAAGTGCTGACAACAGCTTGAACACCGCAGCCCTGGCACCCGCGCAGGACAAGCACTGAAGTGCAGCTTCACCTCGTCTGACTTTCTCTGTGGTCCAGTTGCTCAGATATTCAGGCAAGACTTTGCCCATATTGCCGTTCTCTGGAAACAGCTGAATGACCTCCAGGCCTCTGGTTCGTgctgaaaggaaagcaaagagcAGGCTCCTTAGCACCCACTGATAAAGAGCAGCAGCGCAGGCTTCAGAACACAAGCACAGGCTTTCCTTTCCACAAGGAGCTTGACTCAAGTCTCCAACACTGGGAGCTCCGGCTCCCCAGTTTTCCATGGAAGTCACAAAGTGACTGACCGCTGTGTCACACACACCTGCAAACTCCAGGGTAACACACAGCACACTTCTCATATTTTGGAGAAAACTTCCCTTCTTAGAAAAATGACCATAAAGCCGCTACTCAAGAAGCTGCGCCACTTGACAGTACGAATCCAGTTGTTCACAGCCCCTTGGAAATAACAGTTTGAGGGTGGTTTTCAGCACCGAGAGAGCAAACACAACCTTTTACAGGGTGGAATGACTTTGCGCTGGCCTGCAGAGCTTCCCGGGAGCCCAACTTACACAAACCTTTGGGGTCAGGGTGCTGCCAACTAACAAGAGACAACGGAAAACCAGGCCAGGCTGTACAGCCAACAAAACACATGAAGGTTATTTCAGGCAAACCAGAAGTCTGGGCAAAAAAAATCAGCAACCATGGGATGAAAAAGAAGCTGATCATGTCAGGCTGCTTATAGTCCATGTCTGTCGCTTCTGTCAAGGTGgcagctgaagagaagctgcctgcAGAAGCACCTTACCTCTTCTCCCCAGAGCACAGGCCAGCTCGCTGCCAAGAAAGCCACCACCAATTATTGTGACAGACTTGACTTGTCTTGAAATCTCCTCCAAATTTTTGAAGTCCTCGATCTGAAAGAAGATTTATTCCCATTTCAAATATCCTCAAACAGCAATGGCAGCAGAAGACATTTCTCTCCAGCTTCTCCCTTTGAAATAAGAGCAACGCTCTCCCCAGCTCAGAAAGGGACACACGTTTCTCCTTCCTCCTGTTCATCTATTGCACACAAAAACCACTCTGGCTTCCTAAAGTTTGTGTGAGCTTTTCTCTGTCCAGGCAATCTCAGATTCCTGCATCTTCTCTCACCTTTCAAGAGACATTACAATGACATTTCTAGGCACACACGTACTACAGTACATGCAGCACCACAGAGATGCCACAGCTCGCATCATCCACCCTTCCCTTCCCACAGTTGAGCAAACCAGACCTCAGGggaagtccagcacagagcagaaagtTCCCATTCGGCTTCTTATTCCCAGTTAATTTCCTGAACTGGAGTAAGGATAAGGTTGCAGGCCTGTTCTAAACCCCATGTTTGCAAGAAAGCAGAGTATGTATTTTGTCTTTGTCTATGTTCTGTAAAACATTCCACAACAGCTTTTCTGGGGCTGTATTCCTTATTCCAGTGTTGAGACCAGACCTCTGAGGATGAATTAAGGTAGCTTTCTGAGTCATTAAGTAACTGCTAGGACATCACCATTAATACAGAGTCACATATAATGCAGGCACAGAATTTAAACGTGTTGAGAACATagaatcatcacagaatcacagaacagtttggggtgacggaccttcccagctcccccagtgccacctctgccatgagcagggacatcttcaccagctcaggttgctcagagccccgtccagcctggcctgggatgtctccagggatggttcgtccaccatctctctggccaacctgggccaccCTCAGTGTACAGTTCCTCCCTCGTGtccagcttgaatctcccctcttttattaacaaaccatcagcccttgtcctattgcaacaggccctgctaaaaagcctgtcccatCTCTGTTACAGGTCCCTTTCAAGTACGgagaggccacaataaggtctccctggagcttctcttctctagctgaacagcccagctctctcagcctgtcctccctgttccagcctcggatcattcctttggctcctctggcccctctgcaacaggtccatgtgtgtcctgtgctgaggacccagagctggaccagcactgcaggggagtTGCTGAACAACTGCAGCATTCACTTATTCACTGGTGCTGTCAGGCTGGAGCGCTGAGCTACCTACTCGTGGTCCTGCGGGCACACACTGCTTGCAGTCCAAACTGACTGGCAGTTTACATTTCTCCTGGTTTTAAAAGGTCTGGAAGGTGCAGCAAAGTCATACAGGaggggaactaactaactaaaatGAAATCACACATTATTACAGCTCCCGGGGCTGAGGCAAGCGGATGAGCGG encodes the following:
- the AIFM1 gene encoding apoptosis-inducing factor 1, mitochondrial isoform X3, with the protein product MSRQVAGSGVPGGKGDSSIFVLIVGLSTLGAGAYVYKTLRENKERFTSRVSSITGRSPEDESSRSDTDAASQGTAAPGARPEVPSHVPFLLIGGGTAAFAAARSIRARDPGARVLIVSEDPALPYMRPPLSKELWFSDDPHVTETLRFKQWNGKERSIYFQPPSFYVPVRDLPFVENGGVAVLCGKKVVHMDVRGNTVKLNDGTQISYDKCLIATGGSPRNLPAIERAGKDVQQRLTLFRKIEDFKNLEEISRQVKSVTIIGGGFLGSELACALGRRARTRGLEVIQLFPENGNMGKVLPEYLSNWTTEKVRREGVTVMPNAVVKSVCVRGKRLVIELKDGRKVETDHIVAAVGLEPNVELAKSAGLEVDSDFGGFRVNAELQARSNIWVAGDAACFYDIKLGRRRVEHHDHAVVSGRLAGENMTGAAKPYWHQSMFWSDLGPNVGYEAIGLVDSSLPTVGVFAKATAKDTPKSATEQSGTGIRSESETEAEASEVPVSSSSSPTPQVPKQGEDYGKGVIFYLRDKVVVGIVLWNIFNRMPIARKIIKDGEEHDDLNEVAKLFNIHED
- the AIFM1 gene encoding apoptosis-inducing factor 1, mitochondrial isoform X1, coding for MFRCRVAAAAAGLARALRPLSPAARGRAAAGNLLQRWNVPIELQMSRQVAGSGVPGGKGDSSIFVLIVGLSTLGAGAYVYKTLRENKERFTSRVSSITGRSPEDESSRSDTDAASQGTAAPGARPEVPSHVPFLLIGGGTAAFAAARSIRARDPGARVLIVSEDPALPYMRPPLSKELWFSDDPHVTETLRFKQWNGKERSIYFQPPSFYVPVRDLPFVENGGVAVLCGKKVVHMDVRGNTVKLNDGTQISYDKCLIATGGSPRNLPAIERAGKDVQQRLTLFRKIEDFKNLEEISRQVKSVTIIGGGFLGSELACALGRRARTRGLEVIQLFPENGNMGKVLPEYLSNWTTEKVRREGVTVMPNAVVKSVCVRGKRLVIELKDGRKVETDHIVAAVGLEPNVELAKSAGLEVDSDFGGFRVNAELQARSNIWVAGDAACFYDIKLGRRRVEHHDHAVVSGRLAGENMTGAAKPYWHQSMFWSDLGPNVGYEAIGLVDSSLPTVGVFAKATAKDTPKSATEQSGTGIRSESETEAEASEVPVSSSSSPTPQVPKQGEDYGKGVIFYLRDKVVVGIVLWNIFNRMPIARKIIKDGEEHDDLNEVAKLFNIHED
- the AIFM1 gene encoding apoptosis-inducing factor 1, mitochondrial isoform X2, yielding MFRCRVAAAAAGLARALRPLSPAARGRAAAVLQCHHLRCPSRSLTSSGVPGKAGSNLLLYLIVGGTVTGTGAYVYKTLRENKERFTSRVSSITGRSPEDESSRSDTDAASQGTAAPGARPEVPSHVPFLLIGGGTAAFAAARSIRARDPGARVLIVSEDPALPYMRPPLSKELWFSDDPHVTETLRFKQWNGKERSIYFQPPSFYVPVRDLPFVENGGVAVLCGKKVVHMDVRGNTVKLNDGTQISYDKCLIATGGSPRNLPAIERAGKDVQQRLTLFRKIEDFKNLEEISRQVKSVTIIGGGFLGSELACALGRRARTRGLEVIQLFPENGNMGKVLPEYLSNWTTEKVRREGVTVMPNAVVKSVCVRGKRLVIELKDGRKVETDHIVAAVGLEPNVELAKSAGLEVDSDFGGFRVNAELQARSNIWVAGDAACFYDIKLGRRRVEHHDHAVVSGRLAGENMTGAAKPYWHQSMFWSDLGPNVGYEAIGLVDSSLPTVGVFAKATAKDTPKSATEQSGTGIRSESETEAEASEVPVSSSSSPTPQVPKQGEDYGKGVIFYLRDKVVVGIVLWNIFNRMPIARKIIKDGEEHDDLNEVAKLFNIHED